A window of the Lolium perenne isolate Kyuss_39 chromosome 7, Kyuss_2.0, whole genome shotgun sequence genome harbors these coding sequences:
- the LOC127301083 gene encoding zinc finger protein CONSTANS-LIKE 5-like, whose product MGSEGSSTSPNGSGAAACAVCGGTAVVYCPADSAALCAPCDAAIHAANPLASRHERVPLAAAMVATSGVYDLFAADDEGVSSWPGQGLAQGSPNSSSSSFSNYSGAETSLFHLLSDVDLMATGAAGGSLSDGMPIHGAAAPLWLQPGIAVDASTWSSPLESAVVAAAAADRRERVRRYREKRKNRKFQKTIRYASRKAYAEARPRIKGRFVKRAAGSDDDSTSAAAEGAKYWLSFSDDSVVFDAPSYGVVPSF is encoded by the coding sequence ATGGGAAGCGAAGGCAGCAGCACGAGCCCGAATGGCAGCGGCGCCGCAGCCTGCGCCGTCTGCGGCGGCACGGCGGTGGTGTACTGTCCGGCTGACTCGGCGGCCCTCTGCGCACCATGCGACGCGGCTATCCACGCGGCGAACCCTCTGGCTTCCcgccacgagcgcgtgccgctgGCGGCCGCCATGGTGGCGACCTCCGGCGTGTACGACCTCTTTGCGGCTGATGATGAAGGGGTGTCGTCCTGGCCGGGACAGGGGCTGGCGCAAGGCAGCCCCAACAGCAGCTCGTCCAGCTTCAGCAACTACAGCGGTGCCGAGACGAGCCTTTTTCACCTTCTCTCCGACGTCGACCTCATGGCTACCGGCGCCGCCGGTGGGAGTCTGTCGGATGGCATGCCCATTCACGGGGCCGCCGCACCGTTGTGGCTGCAGCCCGGCATCGCCGTGGATGCCTCTACCTGGTCTTCGCCGTTGGAGTCCGCCGTGgtcgcggcggcagcggcggacaGACGGGAGAGGGTCAGGCGGTACCGCGAGAAGCGCAAGAACCGCAAGTTCCAGAAGACCATCCGGTACGCCTCCCGGAAGGCGTACGCCGAGGCGCGGCCAAGGATCAAGGGCCGCTTCGTCAAGCGCGCCGCCGGCTCAGACGACGACAGCACGAGCGCCGCCGCCGAGGGGGCCAAATACTGGCTCTCCTTCTCCGACGACAGCGTTGTGTTCGACGCCCCGTCCTACGGAGTCGTGCCAAGCTTCTAG
- the LOC127301082 gene encoding probable receptor-like serine/threonine-protein kinase At5g57670 has protein sequence MLGRGGMGMDAIEECSSDGGRHQGSRILVGVPNNSRGCSELLSWAIRVIAKPNDSIVAVHVLGGRGRKNRLQKANAFVIYMLGEFVETCEAKQVNLEAKVICSSSIPRALTREAEFTDAKFLIVGRSKSTYHRNHFEVANYCFMHAPNNCSVIAAGREGLAKSSTRLKSRSFDDSSMSSSSTWSRRFPPLQKLLRSSSTHKQVPQSTGDGNDEDKSSPRAVLDGPEEVEHLQVTEECYSTCSNEVSRRSQNGLWRRLSDMKLWLPFLRSVDDESVKGSDVCSTFTEDQKPVWKCYSYQEISVATDDFHPDSICGRGGYAEVYKGILSDGQCIAVKRLAKGKPSEQKEKEFLSELGIQGHVCHPNTADLLGCCVENGLYLIFEFCTNGTLASALHGKSGKVLEWSLRQKIAVGVARGLQYLHMFCRHRIIHRDIKAANILLGDDFEPQISDFGLAKWLPKQWTHHSVVPIEGTFGYLAPEYFMHGIVDEKTDIFAFGVLLLEIVTGRRPIDCSKLSLLQWAKPLLEAGQATELADPDLGDDYDKDQLKRMVAVASRCILRPAMWRPSMAEVLHFLSTDECLTEPEKWNIPEDEVDDMDDCTLFSECCSP, from the exons ATGTTGGGGAGAGGGGGTATGGGCATGGACGCCATTGAGGAGTGCAGCAGCGATGGAGGTCGGCACCAAGGCTCCAGGATACTGGTCGGCGTGCCCAACAACTCCCGGGGATGCTCCGAGCTGCTGTCGTGGGCGATCAGGGTCATCGCGAAGCCCAACGATTCCATCGTTGCGGTTCATGTTCTCG GAGGAAGGGGAAGGAAGAACAGGCTGCAGAAGGCGAACGCCTTCGTGATCTACATGCTTGGGGAGTTTGTGGAGACATGCGAGGCTAAACAG GTCAATTTGGAGGCAAAGGTGATATGCAGCTCAAGCATTCCAAGAGCCCTGACCCGGGAAGCTGAATTTACTGATGCAAAGTTTCTAATTGTTGGAAGATCTAAGAGTACATATCACAG GAATCACTTTGAGGTTGCAAACTACTGCTTCATGCATGCTCCAAACAACTGCTCAGTCATTGCTGCTGGAAGGGAAGGCCTGGCAAAGAGTAGCACTAGGTTGAAGTCTCGGTCATTTGACG ACAGCAGCATGTCCTCAAGTTCAACATGGAGTAGAAGATTTCCACCACTTCAGAAACTACTTAGATCAAGCTCGACACACAAGCAGGTTCCTCAATCCACGGGTGATGGCAACGATGAAGACAAGAGCTCGCCGAGGGCAGTACTCGATGGACCGGAGGAAGTGGAGCACCTGCAAGTCACTGAAGAGTGCTACAGCACATGTAGCAATGAGGTGAGTCGTCGTAGTCAGAATGGCCTCTGGAGGCGGTTATCAGACATGAAGCTCTGGCTTCCATTCCTACGGTCTGTGGATGATGAAAGCGTGAAAGGCAGCGATGTCTGCTCGACGTTTACGGAGGATCAGAAACCTGTCTGGAAGTGTTACAGCTACCAAGAGAtttcagtagcaactgatgacttcCATCCAG ATAGCATATGCGGAAGAGGAGGCTATGCGGAAGTATACAAGGGTATACTGTCTGATGGCCAATGCATAGCAGTGAAGAGGCTGGCCAAAGGCAAGCCCAGTGAGCAGAAGGAGAAGGAGTTCCTATCAGAGCTAGGGATCCAAGGGCATGTCTGCCATCCAAACACAGCTGACCTGCTTGGCTGCTGTGTTGAGAATGGACTGTACCTAATCTTCGAGTTCTGCACAAATGGGACGCTCGCATCTGCACTGCACG GGAAGAGTGGGAAGGTCCTTGAGTGGTCTTTGAGGCAAAAGATTGCGGTAGGCGTTGCGAGGGGCTTGCAGTATCTGCACATGTTCTGCAGGCATCGGATCATCCACCGCGACATAAAGGCAGCCAATATACTTCTTGGTGATGACTTTGAACCTCAG ATTTCTGACTTTGGACTGGCAAAGTGGCTTCCCAAACAATGGACTCATCACTCTGTCGTACCCATAGAAGGCACATTTGG GTATTTAGCACCAGAGTACTTCATGCACGGCATCGTCGACGAAAAAACCGATATCTTCGCTTTCGGGGTTCTTCTCCTAGAGATTGTTACCGGAAGGCGGCCCATTGACTGCTCCAAGCTGAGCCTTCTTCAGTGG GCAAAGCCACTTCTGGAGGCTGGGCAAGCAACCGAACTTGCAGATCCTGACCTCGGCGACGACTACGACAAGGATCAGCTGAAGAGGATGGTCGCAGTCGCGTCACGCTGCATTTTGCGGCCAGCCATGTGGCGTCCGTCCATGGCCGAG GTGCTGCATTTTCTGTCTACTGATGAGTGCCTGACGGAACCTGAGAAATGGAACATTCCAGAGGACGAAGTCGACGACATGGATGACTGCACATTATTTTCTGAATGTTGTTCTCCCTGA